A part of Aspergillus flavus chromosome 1, complete sequence genomic DNA contains:
- a CDS encoding putative MFS transporter, whose translation MAKMAPTTTTTMTAQIDSPPLASSVSSVSSVGRQTIKKTRLQQVVVIVQLVGVTLTASLINGLVTIALPTITKDLELPSSLAFWPSSVSSLATASTLLLAGSIADTIGPRWVELVGSFSSGALMIGQGLAQNGEGLVVMRALQGVGLAFHLASSVSIITQLLPQGRGRNFAFSCIGLSQPLGFSLGLVVGGVLVDTIGWRAGWYIAGGITLFFAVIAVWTIPKNKTVQDESLLHNVRTKIDWLGAFLASAFMALLCYLLAIVSADPSRIKSVDSIVILCLAAIALPLFIISSHHRVKRNKVALIPNSLWRNTSFSSVCATVALSNAVLNSMELFASLFFQEVQYLSALQASIRILPSLIVGALLNLIIGLFVHKIRAVWIVTITSLLCAGSPLLMAVIQPSWPYWGNAFFAQILQPVSFDALFTVGLIVITDVFPDDTQALAGAVFNTSAQFGSALGLAVLQVISTVVTDQSGAAKERYALMDGYRASFWTMFGSMIVCTLVGFLGLRKAGRVGLKQD comes from the exons ATGGCCAAAATGGCACCGACTACTACAACAACGATGACGGCGCAAATCGACTCGCCACCTTTGGCATCTTCCGTATCATCAGTATCTTCGGTGGGGAGACAAACAATCAAAAAGACTCGTCTGCAACAGGTTGTTGTCATAGTCCAGCTCGTCGGAGTCACTCTGACGGCAAGCTTGATCAATGGCCTGGTCACTATCGCGCTGCCGACTATCACGAAAGATCTTGAGCTGCCATCTTCTTTAGCTTTCTGGCCCTCATCTGTGAGCAGTCTTGCCACTGCGTCGACACTTCTCCTCGCCGGTTCTATTGCCGATACCATTGGCCCACGATGGGTTGAACTGGTCGGATCTTTCTCCAGCGGAGCCTTGATGATTGGGCAAGGACTAGCACAGAATGGCGAAGGGCTGGTAGTAATGAGAGCGCTTCAAGGTGTTGGCCTCGCCTTTCATCTGGCCTCCTCGGTCTCTATCATCACCCAGCTCCTGCCCCAAGGCAGAGGCCGTAATTTTGCTTTCTCATGCATCGGCCTCAGCCAACCGCTCGGTTTCTCCCTCGGACTGGTCGTGGGTGGCGTTCTAGTTGACACAATTGGCTGGCGAGCTGGATGGTACATCGCCGGAGGAAtcactctcttcttcgcagTTATTGCAGTATGGACAATTCCCAAGAATAAAACCGTTCAAGATGAGAGCCTTCTCCACAATGTCCGGACGAAGATCGACTGGCTCGGCGCCTTTCTGGCCTCCGCATTCATGGCCCTACTCTGTTACCTCCTGGC CATCGTAAGCGCGGACCCGTCCCGCATAAAGTCAGTCGACAGTATCGTCATCCTATGCCTGGCAGCAATCGCCCTGCcactcttcatcatctcatCCCACCACCGGGTCAAACGAAACAAAGTAGCCCTAATCCCGAACTCTCTATGGAGAAacacctccttctccagcgtCTGCGCCACAGTCGCCCTATCCAACGCAGTCCTCAATTCCATGGAACTCTTTGCCAGTCTATT CTTCCAAGAAGTCCAATACCTCTCAGCCCTACAAGCCTCCATCCGCATTCTCCCAAGTCTCATAGTTGGCGCCCTCCTAAACCTAATCATCGGCCTCTTCGTCCACAAAATCCGCGCCGTCTGGATCGTAACCATCACCTCGCTTCTCTGCGCGGGTTCCCCCCTCCTCATGGCCGTCATCCAACCTTCCTGGCCATATTGGGGTAATGCCTTCTTCGCGCAGATCCTGCAGCCCGTCAGCTTCGATGCGCTGTTTACCGTCGGTCTGATTGTCATCACCGATGTGTTTCCAGATGATACGCAAGCGCTAGCTGGCGCGGTGTTCAACACCTCGGCGCAGTTCGGAAGTGCCCTGGGACTTGCGGTGTTGCAGGTTATTTCGACGGTGGTGACGGATCAGTCTGGGGCTGCTAAGGAGAGGTATGCTTTGATGGATGGGTATCGGGCGAGCTTTTGGACGATGTTTGGGTCGATGATTGTTTGTACGCTTGTTGGGtttttggggttgaggaAGGCGGGGAGGGTTGGGTTGAAGCAGGATTGA